GGATCGGGGACGGGAACGCCGTGGACGGGGCAGCTCAACACCCCTCGGCCCCGCCAGGATCGGGTTGGCGCCTGCGCATGGAGGGACCCTTGACCGTGATGCGGTGGGCGGCCTGCAAGACGCGGTCGAGCACGGCCTCGGCCAAGGTCGGGTCCGCCATGGCCGCGTGCCACTTCTCGACGGGCAGCTGGCTGGCCAC
This DNA window, taken from Actinomycetota bacterium, encodes the following:
- a CDS encoding ATP-binding protein, producing the protein MASQLPVEKWHAAMADPTLAEAVLDRVLQAAHRITVKGPSMRRRQPDPGGAEGC